A window of Haliscomenobacter hydrossis DSM 1100 contains these coding sequences:
- a CDS encoding glycosyltransferase — protein MVIEKKTTMQLVCFSHLAWKFVYQRPQHLLSRFTKKYDVYYIEEFIYSTEEDGYSINITNENVTVIVPHLCNSIQEVRNETKRKEIILKNLFKEHSIQSYIFWYYTPMALAYTVNFNPLATVYDCMDELSAFKFAPPELKKYEQELFKKANVVFTGGNNLYKAKKAQHHNIHSFPSSIDKAHFKAARDNKKEVADQSAIPHPRLGFYGVIDERFDIDLIKQAADAKPEWHFVLVGPVIKIDAATLPQNKNIHYLGAKTYEELPSYLSGWDIAMIPFAINESTRYISPTKTPEYLAGGKPVISTAITDVINPYHELGLVHIVQNAEDLLQMATSELSITDKSEWLCKVDEYLSTISWDATWGRMDELMQNEIEANPNLLTDKINQYV, from the coding sequence ATGGTCATTGAAAAAAAAACCACGATGCAGCTTGTTTGCTTTTCTCATTTGGCATGGAAATTTGTTTACCAGCGTCCACAGCATCTATTAAGCCGTTTTACAAAAAAATATGATGTTTATTATATAGAAGAGTTTATCTACAGTACGGAAGAAGATGGCTACTCCATAAACATTACCAATGAAAATGTTACGGTCATTGTGCCACATTTGTGCAACAGCATTCAAGAAGTACGGAATGAAACCAAAAGAAAAGAAATTATTCTAAAAAATCTGTTCAAAGAGCACTCCATACAATCCTATATTTTCTGGTATTACACCCCAATGGCACTTGCTTATACTGTTAATTTTAATCCCTTGGCTACAGTATATGATTGTATGGATGAGTTAAGTGCTTTTAAATTTGCGCCACCGGAGCTAAAAAAATATGAACAGGAATTATTTAAAAAAGCGAATGTCGTTTTTACCGGTGGCAACAACTTGTATAAGGCCAAGAAGGCACAGCATCATAATATTCACTCTTTCCCCAGCAGCATTGATAAAGCACATTTTAAAGCAGCCAGAGATAACAAAAAGGAAGTTGCAGACCAGTCCGCTATACCACATCCCCGTCTAGGATTCTATGGGGTAATCGATGAACGTTTTGATATTGATTTAATCAAGCAGGCAGCGGATGCAAAACCTGAGTGGCATTTTGTTTTAGTAGGGCCGGTGATAAAAATTGATGCTGCCACGTTACCTCAAAATAAAAATATCCATTATCTCGGCGCTAAAACTTATGAAGAGTTACCATCCTACCTTAGTGGCTGGGATATTGCCATGATTCCATTTGCCATCAATGAATCTACCCGCTATATCAGTCCTACTAAAACACCGGAATACCTTGCCGGTGGAAAGCCGGTAATTTCTACAGCCATCACCGATGTCATCAACCCTTATCATGAATTGGGCTTAGTGCATATTGTACAAAATGCAGAAGACCTACTACAAATGGCCACATCAGAATTAAGTATAACCGACAAGAGTGAATGGCTGTGCAAGGTTGACGAATACCTCAGTACCATATCCTGGGATGCCACCTGGGGAAGGATGGATGAATTGATGCAAAATGAAATTGAGGCGAATCCCAATTTACTAACCGACAAAATCAATCAATATGTATGA
- the glf gene encoding UDP-galactopyranose mutase has protein sequence MYDYLIVGAGLAGSVLAERLASKANKKILLIDKRNHIGGNTFDYYNSDGILVHKYGPHIFHTNSKEIFDYLGNFTEWRPYEHHVLASVDGQLVPIPINQNTVNALYGLNLSQLQVQDFFNSKAEKKDQILTSEDVVVNAVGRELYEKFFKHYTVKQWGLDPSELDASVTARVPTRTNKDNRYFTDSYQAMPLHGYTNMFHRLLDHPNIHIMLNTDYKDLVDEIKFQTLIYSGPIDAYFDFCFGKLPYRSINFKSQTIDSENYQPTGTVNYPMSQAYTRITEFKHLTGQKHEKTSIVFEYPTAEGDPYYPIPRKENMEIYNRYKTLAASEPNTFFTGRLGTYKYYNMDQVIAQSLALFKKIMQAEHLHIVHDPIKSSNGTTQLS, from the coding sequence ATGTATGATTATTTAATCGTGGGTGCAGGACTGGCAGGGTCGGTACTGGCAGAGCGCTTGGCATCAAAAGCCAATAAAAAGATTTTATTGATTGACAAAAGAAATCACATTGGCGGAAACACTTTTGATTATTACAACAGCGATGGTATTTTGGTGCATAAATACGGGCCTCATATTTTTCATACCAACAGCAAAGAAATTTTCGATTACCTCGGCAACTTTACGGAATGGCGGCCTTATGAACACCACGTTTTGGCAAGTGTGGATGGGCAGTTGGTACCCATACCGATCAATCAAAATACCGTCAATGCCTTGTATGGGTTAAATCTTTCTCAGCTGCAGGTACAGGATTTTTTTAATTCAAAAGCAGAAAAAAAAGACCAGATACTTACCTCAGAAGATGTGGTGGTCAATGCAGTGGGTAGAGAACTATACGAGAAATTTTTTAAGCATTATACAGTTAAACAATGGGGGCTGGATCCATCCGAACTGGATGCTTCAGTAACGGCAAGGGTACCCACCCGAACCAATAAAGACAACCGTTATTTTACGGATAGTTATCAGGCAATGCCTCTGCATGGTTACACCAATATGTTTCACCGCTTATTGGACCATCCCAATATACATATCATGCTCAACACAGATTATAAAGATCTGGTTGATGAAATCAAATTTCAGACGCTGATTTATTCCGGACCTATTGATGCCTATTTTGATTTTTGTTTCGGAAAGCTTCCTTACCGCTCCATCAATTTTAAAAGCCAAACCATCGACAGTGAAAATTACCAGCCAACCGGAACCGTGAATTATCCCATGAGCCAGGCGTATACCCGTATCACAGAATTTAAACACCTAACCGGACAAAAGCATGAGAAAACTTCCATTGTATTTGAATACCCTACCGCAGAAGGCGATCCCTATTATCCAATACCCCGTAAAGAAAATATGGAGATATACAATCGGTATAAAACATTGGCTGCATCAGAACCCAATACGTTTTTCACAGGGCGTTTGGGTACTTACAAATATTACAATATGGATCAGGTAATCGCTCAATCACTAGCCTTGTTCAAAAAAATAATGCAGGCGGAACATCTCCATATTGTGCATGACCCAATCAAATCATCAAACGGCACAACGCAGCTTAGTTAG
- a CDS encoding family 1 glycosylhydrolase has translation MHGSKFMFATGIENSYPNILLPDGTTKRVDEMEKTGHYLQWERDFDLVKEMGIEFLRYGPPYYKTHTAPGKFDWSFTDLTFNRLQEMGITPLVDLCHFGVPDWLGNFQNPDFPFYFAEYASAFATRFPQLQFYTPINEIFIAAMFSAQYGWWNERLSSDEAFVNALKNLSKANVMAMHAILKIQPEATFIQSESTEYFHATEPKALPLARFLNQKRFLSLDLTYGFPLNVTMYEYLLQNGMTKSEYFWFAQNQVKARCIMGNDYYVTNEHLVHPDGHTQASGEVFGYYVLTNQYYNRYKLPIMHTETNIKMPACKEWLLKQWANLHRLKQDGVPIIGFTWYSLLHQVDWDSALRNDAGNINELGLYDLDRNIMPVGVAYKHLIKEWKDILLEESYGLLFQHH, from the coding sequence ATGCACGGAAGTAAATTCATGTTTGCCACTGGAATTGAAAATAGTTATCCCAATATTTTGTTGCCGGATGGTACGACCAAACGGGTGGATGAAATGGAGAAGACTGGACATTACCTCCAATGGGAAAGAGACTTTGATTTAGTGAAAGAAATGGGCATAGAATTTTTGCGCTATGGCCCACCTTATTACAAAACACATACCGCACCGGGTAAATTTGACTGGTCTTTTACGGATCTTACGTTTAACCGGCTGCAGGAAATGGGCATTACACCCTTGGTTGACCTCTGTCATTTCGGTGTGCCAGACTGGTTAGGGAATTTTCAAAATCCAGACTTTCCCTTTTATTTTGCTGAGTATGCAAGTGCTTTTGCCACCAGGTTTCCTCAACTGCAGTTTTATACGCCGATTAATGAAATATTTATAGCTGCAATGTTTTCTGCACAATATGGCTGGTGGAACGAAAGGCTGAGTTCTGATGAGGCTTTTGTCAACGCTTTAAAAAACCTGTCAAAAGCAAATGTCATGGCCATGCATGCCATTCTAAAAATCCAACCAGAAGCAACTTTTATCCAAAGTGAATCCACCGAATATTTTCATGCTACCGAGCCAAAAGCATTGCCACTGGCCCGTTTTCTGAATCAAAAGAGATTTCTCTCACTTGACCTTACCTATGGCTTTCCCCTCAATGTTACCATGTATGAATACTTGCTGCAAAATGGGATGACTAAAAGCGAATACTTTTGGTTTGCACAAAACCAGGTAAAAGCAAGGTGTATAATGGGCAATGATTATTATGTAACGAATGAACACCTGGTGCATCCCGATGGACATACCCAAGCATCGGGCGAGGTATTTGGGTACTATGTGTTAACCAATCAGTATTACAACCGGTACAAATTACCCATCATGCATACTGAAACAAATATAAAAATGCCAGCGTGTAAAGAGTGGCTGTTGAAACAGTGGGCGAACCTGCACCGGCTTAAGCAAGATGGAGTGCCGATTATAGGCTTTACCTGGTACAGTTTACTGCATCAGGTTGATTGGGATTCTGCACTGAGGAATGATGCAGGAAACATCAATGAGCTGGGCTTGTACGACTTGGATCGAAACATCATGCCAGTAGGAGTAGCGTATAAACATTTGATCAAAGAATGGAAAGATATCCTCTTGGAAGAAAGTTATGGACTCCTATTTCAGCACCATTGA